The window AAGAAAAATACTGTTATACCAGCTGTAAGAGACATTAATGATTATGATGAGGCTTTAAACTCTAAAATGGCTTCTATATTCTTACTTGGAGGTTCTTTGGTAGAATTGAAAGATTTACATGAAAGAGCTAAAGAATATGGCAAAAAATTAATAGTCAATGTTGACCTTGTTTCTGGAATAGCTATAGACAAAAAAGGTATAGAATATCTTAAGAAAAATGATATGTGTGATGGAATAATATCCACAAGAAATACAGTCATTCAGGCAGCTAAAAAATTTGATTTTTTTACCATACAAAGAGTATTTTTAATAGATTCGTCCTCACTCAATGCATTAAAAAATGTTATTATAAATACAAAACCTGATATGATAGAAATATTGCCTTCAGTTGCAGCACCATTTTTTTTAGAAATATACAAAAATATAAATACTAAAATTATTGCTGGAGGTTTAATAAGAAATAAAGAAGAAATAAATGAACTTTTTTCAAATGGAGTTTATGCCGTGTCTACGAGTAAAAAAGATTTATGGAAATAGGAGTGATACTATGCATTATGGTATTATAGCAACATGGGAAATGGCATTTGAAGGTATAAAAAAAGGGTTTGAATTAATTGAAAAAAATTTTAGTTCTGAACAGGCTTTAGAAGAAGCTATAATGGATGTGGAAGACAATCCAGAATTTAGCTCTGTTGGTTTTGGTGGATTGCCAAATGAATTTTGTGAAGTTGAATTAGATGCAGCTTTTATGAATGGAGATACTTTATCTATTGGCGGTATAGCTGGAATAAAAAATTTTTCAAATCCCGTTTCAATTGCAAGATCTCTTATGAAAAATAGATTTAATAATTTTCTTGTTGCTGAAGGGGCAGAAAAATACGCGGATTTAAATGGATTTAAAAGAAAAAATATGTTAACTGAAAATGCGATGAAACAATGGAATTTAAGAAGAGAAAAAGTCATGAAAGA is drawn from Oceanotoga teriensis and contains these coding sequences:
- a CDS encoding glycerol-3-phosphate responsive antiterminator; protein product: MIFFKKNTVIPAVRDINDYDEALNSKMASIFLLGGSLVELKDLHERAKEYGKKLIVNVDLVSGIAIDKKGIEYLKKNDMCDGIISTRNTVIQAAKKFDFFTIQRVFLIDSSSLNALKNVIINTKPDMIEILPSVAAPFFLEIYKNINTKIIAGGLIRNKEEINELFSNGVYAVSTSKKDLWK